The Listeria welshimeri serovar 6b str. SLCC5334 genome has a window encoding:
- a CDS encoding DEAD/DEAH box helicase, whose translation MTESNIPNFWAEKWQEHGYETPTEIQRAMYQPIKDGADVLAVSPTGTGKTVAYALPTLEKIEAIPKTQWLVLAPSHELVMQITEVIRSWLPSDDLTVISLIGGANVKRQIEKLKKKPQIIVASPGRALELIKQKKIKMHEIKMITLDECDQLLRQENFKSTLEIVESAVRDRQLTLVSATKLENPETFFKQTEKTPVTLEVIAKPEELTNVEHLYMDVESRDKATLLRRISHIKDMRGLVFVKDKPRMEILLEKLHYDKVKAAGIHGEIRKEKRKKYLDDFKKGTLTYLIVTDVAARGLDIEDLPYVIHYDLAASEKEYTHRSGRTGRMGKSGTVITFANPREIRTLKQYLTIHHLKGKQVRFYQGKLLDGAVPENKIAKKATRPPKQVQKGKKDDMKKPFRKAKPGDVAGGRKEKPTSSAKPKHNNKSSKFNKKPNNFKKS comes from the coding sequence ATGACAGAATCAAATATCCCTAATTTTTGGGCGGAAAAATGGCAAGAACATGGTTATGAAACGCCAACGGAAATTCAGCGCGCGATGTATCAACCTATCAAAGACGGCGCGGATGTACTCGCAGTATCACCAACTGGAACGGGAAAAACGGTAGCCTATGCACTGCCAACCCTTGAAAAAATAGAAGCAATACCTAAGACACAATGGCTTGTTTTAGCGCCATCACATGAATTAGTTATGCAAATCACGGAGGTAATTCGTTCATGGTTACCGAGTGATGACTTAACGGTCATATCTTTAATCGGTGGTGCCAATGTCAAACGACAAATCGAAAAATTAAAGAAAAAACCACAAATTATCGTAGCTTCTCCAGGGCGTGCGTTAGAACTAATCAAACAAAAGAAAATCAAAATGCACGAAATCAAAATGATTACATTAGACGAATGTGACCAACTACTTCGTCAAGAAAACTTTAAAAGCACACTTGAAATCGTTGAAAGTGCGGTGCGTGATCGCCAACTCACCCTTGTATCTGCAACAAAACTAGAAAACCCAGAGACGTTTTTCAAACAAACAGAAAAAACGCCGGTAACGCTTGAAGTGATAGCAAAACCGGAAGAATTAACGAATGTAGAACATTTATATATGGATGTAGAATCACGTGATAAAGCTACTCTTTTACGTCGAATTTCTCATATCAAGGACATGCGTGGCTTAGTTTTTGTGAAAGACAAACCACGAATGGAAATTTTATTAGAAAAACTGCATTATGATAAAGTAAAAGCAGCTGGAATTCACGGTGAAATCCGCAAAGAAAAACGCAAAAAATATTTAGATGACTTTAAAAAAGGTACTTTAACTTATTTAATCGTGACAGATGTTGCAGCTCGTGGACTAGATATAGAAGATTTACCATATGTTATTCATTATGACTTAGCTGCAAGCGAAAAAGAGTATACACATCGTTCTGGACGTACGGGACGAATGGGTAAATCTGGCACGGTTATTACCTTTGCCAATCCACGTGAAATACGGACGCTAAAACAATATTTAACAATCCATCATTTAAAAGGAAAACAAGTCCGCTTTTACCAAGGGAAACTGCTTGATGGAGCTGTTCCGGAAAATAAAATTGCTAAAAAAGCAACCAGACCACCTAAGCAAGTTCAAAAAGGCAAAAAAGACGATATGAAAAAACCTTTCCGAAAAGCAAAACCAGGCGATGTAGCAGGAGGGCGTAAAGAAAAGCCTACTAGTTCCGCTAAACCAAAACACAATAACAAATCAAGTAAATTCAATAAGAAACCAAACAATTTTAAAAAATCATAA